A DNA window from Scylla paramamosain isolate STU-SP2022 chromosome 10, ASM3559412v1, whole genome shotgun sequence contains the following coding sequences:
- the LOC135104338 gene encoding alanine--tRNA ligase, mitochondrial-like isoform X1: MMQWGRGLLRVVWGAPVWVVAGRALHWPANKVRSTFLQYFENLDHHVVSSSPVIPWNDRTLTYVNAGMNQFKPVFLGEAERPCARAASSQKCVRVGGKHNDLADVGTDTYHHTFFEMMGSWSFGDYFKEEACRMAWRLLTEVYQLPPSSLYVTYFKGDEELGLEADLEVKHIWRGIGVPEERILPFGMKDNFWEMGMFGPCGPCTEIHYDRLSRPYAGERVNLGVEDLIELWNIVFIQFERLQDSSLRNLGTHFVDTGMGLERITAVLNNKSSNYDTDLFMPIFSAIQRMSGRPVYSGSFSRDNQCLDTAYRVLADHARMVTVCLADGMFPQECYNLNHIIKRSLSIGCKHFGFTRGHGGLGELARVVAETLGQAYPELMTQLPRITTVLEHEEEAFYDTQKDVSRGWKNLVMERPELASVTCYHVPRSVEGIEDMLPHLPKWRERGNTLPGDAAHKLYATYGFSIALINELAQVYGLVVDEEGLEAAMEEARQRAREGQVRAYYGMGVNKDGRLLEDLQASNIPLTDDSAKYLYNTDSQGRYEFPPVETNILALVVDGSRVERIRGSATVGVILKATNFYHESGGQDGDTGWLETSGAQLRVSSVDNIGGYLIHWGLLEHGEVAVGDTAVVRISEMPRLGCMRNHTATHLLNSVIKTITGVSCQTSSRVTPDYLLLQLHTYQALTPSALTEAHHLIKSWIAQQCPIHRRTIGFQELLQEGSVTLVPGEVYPYSVHVISSRARRDSAIQEGEVGYLESREPCCGTHLLNTAHIGTFVIESVSKAGQSNIRIRGLCGEEAARAESNGVAALQKMREWERLVNEAMSAGAKDRLLHLDQDIKEWHAGMSAKLLPHLVRCSISQAVEDLARLLKKSIRVDANVEMANEVKDIMSRQPAGAIIHLVETDFGTSKPKLRQATKIAKDRPILLMVKTNGIVMARCTLPEAMAGQGASAQEWLSCVQDSLGGCVETPPDKSPRLVANLRSSKLKPCILQEKLQEALESSSKYIGKFSVQAGKSS, translated from the exons ATG ATGCAGTGGGGGCGAGGGCTGCTAAGGGTGGTGTGGGGTGCCCCGGTGTGGGTGGTGGCAGGCCGGGCACTGCACTGGCCTGCTAACAAGGTCAGAAGCACGTTTCTACAGTATTTTGAAAATCTGGATCACCACGTTGTGTCATCCAGCCCTGTGATTCCCTGGAATGACCGCACTTTGACTTATGTTAATGCTGGAATGAATCAG TTCAAGCCAGTGTTCCTTGGAGAGGCTGAGCGGCCATGTGCTCGTGCTGCCAGCAGCCAgaaatgtgtgcgtgtgggagGGAAGCACAATGACCTGGCAGACGTGGGCACTGACACCTACCACCACACCTTCTTTGAGATGATGGGCAGCTGGTCCTTTGGTGATTATTTTAAG GAGGAAGCGTGTCGCATGGCTTGGAGACTGCTGACAGAGGTGTACCAGCTGCCTCCTTCCTCGCTCTATGTCACATACTTCAAAGGGGACGAGGAGCTGGGTCTGGAGGCCGACCTGGAGGTGAAGCACATCTGGAGAGGCATAGG TGTTCCTGAGGAGAGAATTCTTCCCTTTGGCATGAAGGACAACTTCTGGGAGATGGGAATGTTTGGCCCCTGTGGACCCTGCACAGAAATCCACTATGACCGCCTCTCTCGCCCCTATGCTGGGGAGAGAGTCAATCTTGGGGTGGAGGACTTGATAGAGCTGTGGAATATAGTGTTCATCCAGTTTGAGAG ACTACAAGACAGCAGCCTGCGGAACTTAGGGACTCACTTTGTTGACACTGGGATGGGTCTGGAGAGGATCACAGCAGTGCTCAACAACAAGTCTTCAAACTATGACACTGATCTCTTCATGCCAATATTCTCTGCCATCCAAAGG ATGAGTGGCAGACCAGTCTACAGTGGCAGCTTCAGTCGTGACAACCAGTGCCTGGACACAGCGTACCGAGTGTTGGCAGACCACGCACGGATGGTAACGGTGTGCCTGGCTGATGGCATGTTCCCCCAGGAGTG CTACAATCTCAACCACATCATCAAGCGCTCCCTCTCCATCGGGTGCAAGCACTTTGGCTTCACACGGGGGCACGGTGGCCTGGGGGAGCTGGCCAGGGTAGTGGCTGAGACGCTGGGACAGGCTTACCCAGAGCTGATGACACAGCTGCCGCGCATCACCACTGTCCtggagcatgaggaggaggcattCTACGACACACAGAAGGATGTTTCCAG AGGGTGGAAAAATTTGGTTATGGAAAGACCTGAGTTGGCCAGTGTTACTTGCTACCATGTACCAAGAAGTGTTGAAGGCATTGAGGACATGCTCCCACACCTGCCCAAGTGGAGAGAGCGAGGCAACACACTCCCCGGTGATGCGGCACACAAACTGTACGCCACCTATGGCTTCAGCATCGCTTTGATCAACGAACTGGCCCAAGTGTATGGCCTTGTGGTGGACGAGGAGGGACTTGAGGCAGCCATGGAGGAGGCAAGACAAAGGGCAAGAGAGGGACAGGTGAGAGCTTACTATGGCATGGGAGTGAACAAGGATGGAAGGTTACTGGAAGACCTCCAAGCATCAAACATACCCTTAACTGACGACAGTGCAAAATACCTTTATAACACTGACTCTCAAGGGCGCTACGAATTTCCACCTGTTGAAACAAATATCCTGGCATTGGTTGTGGATGGCAGCCGAGTGGAAAGGATAAGAGGCAGTGCAACTGTTGGTGTCATCTTAAAGGCAACCAATTTCTACCATGAGTCTGGTGGGCAGGATGGGGACACAGGCTGGCTGGAGACAAGTGGTGCACAGTTGAGAGTAAGCTCTGTAGACAACATTGGCGGCTACCTCATCCACTGGGGCCTTCTTGAACACGGCGAGGTGGCAGTGGGAGACACGGCTGTGGTTAGGATATCTGAGATGCCACGGCTGGGTTGTATGAGGaaccacacagccacacacctgCTAAACAGTGTCATCAAGACCATCACAG GTGTGTCATGCCAGACCTCCTCCAGAGTGACTCCTGACTACCTCCTCCTGCAGCTACACACCTATCAGGCTCTCACTCCCTCAGCCCTCACTGAGGCTCACCACTTGATCAAG AGTTGGATAGCCCAGCAGTGCCCCATCCATCGCAGAACCATCGGCTTTCAGGAGCTGCTGCAGGAGGGCAGTGTGACTCTGGTGCCTGGGGAGGTGTACCCTTACTCTGTACACGTCATCTCCAGCAGGGCACGAAGGGACAGTGCTATACAGGAAGGTGAAGTGGGCTACCTGGAGTCCAGGGAGCCGTGTTGTGGCACTCACCTCCTCAACACGGCACACATTGGCACCTTTGTCATCGAGAGTGTT AGTAAAGCTGGACAGAGCAATATAAGGATACGTGGCCTGTGTGGGGAAGAGGCAGCAAGAGCAGAGAGCAATGGCGTGGCTGCCCTCCAGAAGATGAGAGAGTGGGAACGCTTGGTTAATGAAGCCATGAGTGCAGGAGCAAAGGACAG GCTGCTTCACCTGGACCAGGACATAAAGGAGTGGCACGCTGGTATGTCTGCCAAGCTGCTGCCTCACCTTGTCCGCTGCTCTATCAGTCAGGCAGTGGAGGACCTGGCCAGACTCCTGAAGAAGTCTATCAGGGTGGATGCCAATGTGGAA ATGGCCAATGAAGTGAAGGACATTATGAGCAGACAGCCAGCTGGTGCCATCATTCACCTTGTGGAGACAGACTTTGGCACCAGCAAGCCCAAGCTGCGGCAGGCCACCAAGATTGCCAAGGACCGGCCCATACTCCTAATGGTGAAGACTAACGGGATCGTCATGGCTCGATGCACACTGCCAGAG GCTATGGCAGGGCAGGGAGCCTCAGCACAGGAGTGGCTCAGCTGTGTCCAGGACTCACTGGGGGGATGTGTAGAGACACCCCCTGACAAGAGCCCCAGACTGGTGGCCAACCTCAGGAGTTCCAAGCTAAAGCCCTGCATTCTCCAGGAGAAGCTGCAGGAGGCTCTGGAATCTTCCAGTAAATACATAGGGAAATTTTCCGTCCAAGCAGGGAAGAGTTCTTGA
- the LOC135104338 gene encoding alanine--tRNA ligase, mitochondrial-like isoform X2, translating to MSHTSKGTRSWVWRPTWSVPEERILPFGMKDNFWEMGMFGPCGPCTEIHYDRLSRPYAGERVNLGVEDLIELWNIVFIQFERLQDSSLRNLGTHFVDTGMGLERITAVLNNKSSNYDTDLFMPIFSAIQRMSGRPVYSGSFSRDNQCLDTAYRVLADHARMVTVCLADGMFPQECYNLNHIIKRSLSIGCKHFGFTRGHGGLGELARVVAETLGQAYPELMTQLPRITTVLEHEEEAFYDTQKDVSRGWKNLVMERPELASVTCYHVPRSVEGIEDMLPHLPKWRERGNTLPGDAAHKLYATYGFSIALINELAQVYGLVVDEEGLEAAMEEARQRAREGQVRAYYGMGVNKDGRLLEDLQASNIPLTDDSAKYLYNTDSQGRYEFPPVETNILALVVDGSRVERIRGSATVGVILKATNFYHESGGQDGDTGWLETSGAQLRVSSVDNIGGYLIHWGLLEHGEVAVGDTAVVRISEMPRLGCMRNHTATHLLNSVIKTITGVSCQTSSRVTPDYLLLQLHTYQALTPSALTEAHHLIKSWIAQQCPIHRRTIGFQELLQEGSVTLVPGEVYPYSVHVISSRARRDSAIQEGEVGYLESREPCCGTHLLNTAHIGTFVIESVSKAGQSNIRIRGLCGEEAARAESNGVAALQKMREWERLVNEAMSAGAKDRLLHLDQDIKEWHAGMSAKLLPHLVRCSISQAVEDLARLLKKSIRVDANVEMANEVKDIMSRQPAGAIIHLVETDFGTSKPKLRQATKIAKDRPILLMVKTNGIVMARCTLPEAMAGQGASAQEWLSCVQDSLGGCVETPPDKSPRLVANLRSSKLKPCILQEKLQEALESSSKYIGKFSVQAGKSS from the exons ATGTCACATACTTCAAAGGGGACGAGGAGCTGGGTCTGGAGGCCGACCTGGAG TGTTCCTGAGGAGAGAATTCTTCCCTTTGGCATGAAGGACAACTTCTGGGAGATGGGAATGTTTGGCCCCTGTGGACCCTGCACAGAAATCCACTATGACCGCCTCTCTCGCCCCTATGCTGGGGAGAGAGTCAATCTTGGGGTGGAGGACTTGATAGAGCTGTGGAATATAGTGTTCATCCAGTTTGAGAG ACTACAAGACAGCAGCCTGCGGAACTTAGGGACTCACTTTGTTGACACTGGGATGGGTCTGGAGAGGATCACAGCAGTGCTCAACAACAAGTCTTCAAACTATGACACTGATCTCTTCATGCCAATATTCTCTGCCATCCAAAGG ATGAGTGGCAGACCAGTCTACAGTGGCAGCTTCAGTCGTGACAACCAGTGCCTGGACACAGCGTACCGAGTGTTGGCAGACCACGCACGGATGGTAACGGTGTGCCTGGCTGATGGCATGTTCCCCCAGGAGTG CTACAATCTCAACCACATCATCAAGCGCTCCCTCTCCATCGGGTGCAAGCACTTTGGCTTCACACGGGGGCACGGTGGCCTGGGGGAGCTGGCCAGGGTAGTGGCTGAGACGCTGGGACAGGCTTACCCAGAGCTGATGACACAGCTGCCGCGCATCACCACTGTCCtggagcatgaggaggaggcattCTACGACACACAGAAGGATGTTTCCAG AGGGTGGAAAAATTTGGTTATGGAAAGACCTGAGTTGGCCAGTGTTACTTGCTACCATGTACCAAGAAGTGTTGAAGGCATTGAGGACATGCTCCCACACCTGCCCAAGTGGAGAGAGCGAGGCAACACACTCCCCGGTGATGCGGCACACAAACTGTACGCCACCTATGGCTTCAGCATCGCTTTGATCAACGAACTGGCCCAAGTGTATGGCCTTGTGGTGGACGAGGAGGGACTTGAGGCAGCCATGGAGGAGGCAAGACAAAGGGCAAGAGAGGGACAGGTGAGAGCTTACTATGGCATGGGAGTGAACAAGGATGGAAGGTTACTGGAAGACCTCCAAGCATCAAACATACCCTTAACTGACGACAGTGCAAAATACCTTTATAACACTGACTCTCAAGGGCGCTACGAATTTCCACCTGTTGAAACAAATATCCTGGCATTGGTTGTGGATGGCAGCCGAGTGGAAAGGATAAGAGGCAGTGCAACTGTTGGTGTCATCTTAAAGGCAACCAATTTCTACCATGAGTCTGGTGGGCAGGATGGGGACACAGGCTGGCTGGAGACAAGTGGTGCACAGTTGAGAGTAAGCTCTGTAGACAACATTGGCGGCTACCTCATCCACTGGGGCCTTCTTGAACACGGCGAGGTGGCAGTGGGAGACACGGCTGTGGTTAGGATATCTGAGATGCCACGGCTGGGTTGTATGAGGaaccacacagccacacacctgCTAAACAGTGTCATCAAGACCATCACAG GTGTGTCATGCCAGACCTCCTCCAGAGTGACTCCTGACTACCTCCTCCTGCAGCTACACACCTATCAGGCTCTCACTCCCTCAGCCCTCACTGAGGCTCACCACTTGATCAAG AGTTGGATAGCCCAGCAGTGCCCCATCCATCGCAGAACCATCGGCTTTCAGGAGCTGCTGCAGGAGGGCAGTGTGACTCTGGTGCCTGGGGAGGTGTACCCTTACTCTGTACACGTCATCTCCAGCAGGGCACGAAGGGACAGTGCTATACAGGAAGGTGAAGTGGGCTACCTGGAGTCCAGGGAGCCGTGTTGTGGCACTCACCTCCTCAACACGGCACACATTGGCACCTTTGTCATCGAGAGTGTT AGTAAAGCTGGACAGAGCAATATAAGGATACGTGGCCTGTGTGGGGAAGAGGCAGCAAGAGCAGAGAGCAATGGCGTGGCTGCCCTCCAGAAGATGAGAGAGTGGGAACGCTTGGTTAATGAAGCCATGAGTGCAGGAGCAAAGGACAG GCTGCTTCACCTGGACCAGGACATAAAGGAGTGGCACGCTGGTATGTCTGCCAAGCTGCTGCCTCACCTTGTCCGCTGCTCTATCAGTCAGGCAGTGGAGGACCTGGCCAGACTCCTGAAGAAGTCTATCAGGGTGGATGCCAATGTGGAA ATGGCCAATGAAGTGAAGGACATTATGAGCAGACAGCCAGCTGGTGCCATCATTCACCTTGTGGAGACAGACTTTGGCACCAGCAAGCCCAAGCTGCGGCAGGCCACCAAGATTGCCAAGGACCGGCCCATACTCCTAATGGTGAAGACTAACGGGATCGTCATGGCTCGATGCACACTGCCAGAG GCTATGGCAGGGCAGGGAGCCTCAGCACAGGAGTGGCTCAGCTGTGTCCAGGACTCACTGGGGGGATGTGTAGAGACACCCCCTGACAAGAGCCCCAGACTGGTGGCCAACCTCAGGAGTTCCAAGCTAAAGCCCTGCATTCTCCAGGAGAAGCTGCAGGAGGCTCTGGAATCTTCCAGTAAATACATAGGGAAATTTTCCGTCCAAGCAGGGAAGAGTTCTTGA
- the LOC135104340 gene encoding uncharacterized protein LOC135104340 isoform X2: MEHSSITPLSSPAEITQAWLEQVLRHKLGPSLKLTSWSMKLPETRSGYLSEVCFIQVCFSIREGAPEEKQSLFAKFMPDGEKALQDFMKTCHLAEREVEFYKHTFSREFREFCETSGLHHPVPEVYWAGLEDSKITIVLHDLRSDGFRLIAPAEGNSLKQIKRVLATVAVIHGSGIATIQKEGKHPGDIPLDMSHLGHYVTKGINTQIELFEGTPTVDILRALLPKANELFSVPEKHPFLKSIIHGDLWTANVMFSQDDQDACIFDWQFACVGNIACDITTLLLMSAEVSCYTEHLTEILECYWKSFEQSLQKNGVTVDVSFQDLVCNVELIWMYGYSFVCASLPGLLKTNITEDRVRAVVQFLEKREVFKNFLSQRNK; this comes from the coding sequence ATGGAGCACTCATCTATCACACCACTTTCCTCACCAGCAGAAATCACCCAGGCTTGGCTTGAGCAGGTGCTCAGGCACAAGCTGGGCCCCTCACTCAAGCTCACCTCCTGGTCTATGAAATTACCAGAGACCAGGAGTGGATACCTGAGTGAAGTGTGCTTTATACAGGTCTGCTTCTCTATCAGAGAGGGAGCACCAGAAGAAAAGCAGTCCCTGTTTGCAAAATTCATGCCAGATGGTGAGAAGGCACTTCAGGATTTCATGAAAACTTGTCACTTGGCAGAGAGGGAGGTTGAGTTTTATAAACATACCTTCTCAAGGGAGTTCAGGGAATTTTGTGAGACCAGTGGACTGCATCACCCAGTTCCTGAGGTGTACTGGGCTGGACTTGAGGACAGCAAGATAACAATAGTTCTTCATGATCTACGTAGTGATGGCTTTAGGCTCATAGCTCCTGCAGAGGGAAACTCCCTCAAACAAATCAAGCGTGTCTTGGCCACAGTTGCAGTCATCCATGGCTCAGGCATTGCAACTATacagaaggagggaaaacaTCCTGGGGACATTCCTCTTGATATGTCTCATCTTGGGCATTATGTTACAAAAGGTATCAATACACAAATTGAGTTATTTGAGGGAACACCCACTGTAGACATACTAAGGGCTCTCCTTCCAAAAGCAAATGAACTTTTTTCAGTGCCAGAGAAGCACCCTTTTCTGAAGTCAATCATCCATGGGGATCTTTGGACTGCTAATGTGATGTTCTCACAAGATGACCAAGATGCTTGTATCTTTGATTGGCAGTTTGCTTGTGTTGGAAATATTGCCTGTGACATAACAACTTTGCTTTTGATGAGTGCTGAGGTATCTTGCtacacagaacacctgactgaAATTCTTGAGTGTTACTGGAAGAGTTTTGAGCAGTCACTTCAGAAAAATGGAGTCACAGTTGATGTGTCATTCCAAGATTTGGTTTGTAATGTTGAGCTCATATGGATGTATGGCTACTCATTTGTGTGTGCCTCCCTGCCAGGCTTGCTGAAAACCAACATCACTGAAGACCGTGTCCGAGCTGTTGTCCAATTcctggagaagagggaagttttcaaaaattttctttctcagagaaataagtaa